Below is a window of Dehalococcoidia bacterium DNA.
CGTCGCAGAACTTGTTGATGATCTGCGCGTCGTTCATGACGATCCCCGTGCCGGTCTCCGGCGTCATGGTCGCCAGGATCACGGCGGCCTCTACGTAGCTGTCGGGGGGCGGCGTGTTCATCCCGCCAGGGCGGCCGCCTCCGACCTGTCCCGGTGCGCGCCCGAAGAGGAGCCCCGGCGTCTCGATACCGCCTACCGGCTTCATGCAGTTCACAGCGATGCCGTTCTGCCGCAGCTCGTTGGCAAGGCCGAGCGTCATGGACTCGACCGCCCGCTTCGTCATGCCGTAGTGCGAGCCTCCCCGGTCCGCTGCAACCGAGGAGATGTTGATGATGCTGCCGCTGCGCTGCTCCATCATCGCCGGCAGGACGGCGCGGATGCAGTAGAAGGGGCCGAAGACGTTCACCCTGAACTCGAGCTCGAAGTGGCGGATCTGGATGTTGGACAGGAAGCCGGGCGGCTGCACGGCGGCGTTCGTCATGAG
It encodes the following:
- a CDS encoding SDR family NAD(P)-dependent oxidoreductase, translating into MGDRLKGKVCIITGSSRGLGQYCAVGYAKEGATVVIAARTEQETDPRLPGTIYHTAKLVEEAGGEAFPVVCNVADNASVEAMAKAVLDKYGRVDVLMTNAAVQPPGFLSNIQIRHFELEFRVNVFGPFYCIRAVLPAMMEQRSGSIINISSVAADRGGSHYGMTKRAVESMTLGLANELRQNGIAVNCMKPVGGIETPGLLFGRAPGQVGGGRPGGMNTPPPDSYVEAAVILATMTPETGTGIVMNDAQIINKFCDDATKDRFRKLNGETWAAAMEAPVPQNNVFTPFQRPARQE